A window from Gasterosteus aculeatus chromosome 14, fGasAcu3.hap1.1, whole genome shotgun sequence encodes these proteins:
- the arhgap24 gene encoding rho GTPase-activating protein 24 isoform X1 — MPSVKPLACLNPSLQRALPIVTITVLNRGMRVYGRVCVCVCVLPNPLFKPALPSLSLLHPLSCAHSLTHSEQGQKRKTLAERLLRQEPESSSKPGAARGGETWRCFIGAIQSLPQCGLCDLRPSRQGNRGDRERMTANHETYLLMASTQNDMEDWVKTIRRVIWAPFGGGIFGQKLEETVRYERRFGSKLAPMLVEQCADFIRQWGLREEGLFRLPGQANLVKELQDAFDCGEKPSFDCNTDVHTVASLLKLYLRELPEPVVPFHKFEDFLACTKLLGKDDEMGLRELQQLVNNLPPVNFNLLKYICRFLDEVQSYSGVNKMSVQNLATVFGPNILRPKVEDPVAIMEGTVLVQQLMAVLIGRHDVLFPPDEDGPAALELVNNNIELRRRQATAAASVSAALSQNAENNNAPVVRQCVWEAPESPSHRQPVDNGGSPRPASPRNGVAGLFDVARSPPLTIKKNPAFSKGSGIVTNGSFSSSPSSDPNQEKSPPLTGGRGLPVRRAGTLKGSGTKMGTSGVTSGSCPAGNGTGGVRMGISSTDGVTGGVSGRNGLWVPNGCVTLRENNRARDSSHGDQTSNQNRLSTYDNVQLNHQNLQQQQQQQQNHFTITCLNGGHEDKQSVDSATWSTSSCEISLPDNSTSCRSSTTTCPEQDFYGGHYEDLDGPAQDNERPRSGAGGEAEGRTSNREGSGGGAGRSSQGTSSSNDSDGYSVGNGAGGHSALHSLVASLKQEMHKQKAEYEARIKSLEQRNLELETEMVVFHEEMDQERKKYTMAEIKLRNAERAKDDAERRNGMLQKEMEQFFSTFSDLTATGNSTAADPRRPDRNNSIWIQ, encoded by the exons ATGCCCAGTGTCAAACCGCTGGCCTGTTTAAACCCAAGCCTTCAGAGAGCTCTGCCTATTGTTACCATTACAGTTCTTAACAGAGGTATGCGAGTGtatggccgtgtgtgtgtgtgtgtgtgtgtgctccccaACCCCCTCTTCAAAcctgccctcccctccctttctcttttacACCCTCTCAGCTgtgctcactcactcactcattctgAACAaggccaaaaaagaaaaaccctggCAGAGCGGCTCCTCCGTCAGGAACCCGAGTCCTCAAGTAAACCCGGGGCGGCCCGGGGAGGAGAGACATGGAGATGCTTCATCGGGGCGATTCAAAGTTTACCCCAGTGCGGATTGTGTGATTTACGACCCTCGCGTCAAGGTAACA ggggagacagagagcggATGACAGCCAACCATGAGACCTACCTTCTCATGGCCAGCACCCAGAATGATATGGAGGATTGGGTGAAGACAATCCGCAGGGTCATCTGGGCGCCTTTTGGTGGAG GGATCTTCGGCCAGAAGTTGGAGGAAACCGTGCGCTACGAGCGCCGGTTCGGGAGCAAGTTGGCCCCCATGCTGGTGGAACAGTGTGCCGATTTCATCCGGCAGTGGGGCCTCAGGGAGGAGGGGCTGTTCAGGCTGCCCGGACAGGCCAACCTGGTCAAAGAGCTGCAGGATGCTTTTGACTGTGGGGAAAAACCCTCCTTCGATTG TaacacagatgtgcacacagtcGCCTCTCTACTGAAGCTGTATCTCAGAGAGCTGCCAGAGCCGGTGGTGCCCTTCCACAAGTTTGAGGACTTTCTGGCGTGCACCAAGCTCCTCGGCAAAGATGATGAAATG GGTTTGAGGGAGTTGCAACAGCTTGTGAACAATCTACCTCCAGtgaacttcaacctcctcaagtATATCTGCAG ATTTCTCGATGAAGTCCAGTCATATTCAGGAGTGAATAAAATGAGCGTCCAAAACTTGGCCACAGTCTTTGGGCCGAACATCCTGAGGCCGAAGGTTGAGGATCCTGTCGCTATTATGGAAG GCACCGTTCTGGTCCAGCAGCTCATGGCCGTTTTGATCGGCCGCCACGACGTGCTCTTCCCTCCCGACGAGGACGGCCCCGCCGCCCTCGAGCTCGTCAACAACAACATCGAGCTGCGCCGCCGCCaagccaccgccgccgcctccgtcAGCGCCGCGCTGTCTCAGAACGCCGAGAACAACAACGCGCCGGTGGTGAGGCAGTGTGTCTGGGAGGCGCCCGAGTCTCCCTCGCACCGCCAGCCGGTGGACAACGGCGGCTCGCCGCGGCCGGCGAGCCCCCGCAACGGCGTCGCGGGGCTCTTCGACGTGGCCCGCAGTCCACCGCTGACTATTAAAAAGAACCCGGCTTTCAGTAAAGGCAGCGGGATCGTTACCAAcggctccttcagctcctcgcCCTCTTCAGACCCCAATCAAGAGAAGAGCCCGCCTCTGACCGGCGGCAGGGGTTTACCGGTGCGGCGCGCCGGGACGCTCAAGGGCTCTGGCACAAAAATGGGCACCAGCGGCGTGACGAGTGGGAGCTGCCCTGCAGGGAACGGGACCGGAGGCGTGCGCATGGGCATCTCCAGCACCGACGGGGTCACGGGCGGCGTCAGCGGCCGCAATGGTCTCTGGGTGCCAAACGGCTGCGTGACGTTACGCGAGAACAACAGAGCGCGCGACTCCTCCCACGGGGATCAGACGTCCAACCAGAACCGCCTGTCGACGTACGACAACGTCCAGTTAAACCATCaaaacctgcagcagcagcagcagcagcagcagaaccacTTCACCATCACGTGTCTGAACGGCGGCCACGAGGACAAGCAGAGCGTGGACAGCGCCACCtggtccacctcctcctgcgaGATCTCTCTGCCCGACAACTCCACCTCCTGtcgctcctccaccaccacctgccCTGAGCAGGACTTCTACGGAGGCCACTACGAAGACCTGGACGGGCCGGCGCAGGACAACGAGCGCCCCCGGTCCGGCGCAGGCGGGGAGGCGGAGGGCCGGACCAGCAACAGGGAAGGgagtggaggtggagcagggcgcAGCAGCCAGgggaccagcagcagcaacgaTAGTGACGGGTACAGTGTGGGCAATGGAGCCGGTGGTCACAGTGCTCTGCACAGCTTGGTGGCCAGTCTCAAGCAGGAGATGCACAAGCAGAAGGCGGAGTACGAGGCCAGGATAAAGAG CTTGGAGCAGCGTAACCTGGAGCTGGAAACGGAGATGGTGGTCTTCCACGAAGAGATGGACCAGGAGAGGAAGAAGTACACCATGGCGGAGATCAAGCTGCGCAACGCCGAGCGCGCCAAGGACGACGCCGAGCGGCGGAACGGGATGCTGCAGAAGGAGATGGAGCAGTTCTTCTCCACGTTCAGTGACCTCACTGCCACCGGCAACTCAACAGCCGCCGACCCCCGGCGACCGGACCGGAACAACAGCATCTGGATACAGTGA
- the arhgap24 gene encoding rho GTPase-activating protein 24 isoform X4, which produces MGGSVPSRSARKLVCVYSQVIKLYEASQRQHPASKSKQIWMPDKQRFVLGHRGGILQSHSREWMIRTHHTQRNAERTEGGDRERMTANHETYLLMASTQNDMEDWVKTIRRVIWAPFGGGIFGQKLEETVRYERRFGSKLAPMLVEQCADFIRQWGLREEGLFRLPGQANLVKELQDAFDCGEKPSFDCNTDVHTVASLLKLYLRELPEPVVPFHKFEDFLACTKLLGKDDEMGLRELQQLVNNLPPVNFNLLKYICRFLDEVQSYSGVNKMSVQNLATVFGPNILRPKVEDPVAIMEGTVLVQQLMAVLIGRHDVLFPPDEDGPAALELVNNNIELRRRQATAAASVSAALSQNAENNNAPVVRQCVWEAPESPSHRQPVDNGGSPRPASPRNGVAGLFDVARSPPLTIKKNPAFSKGSGIVTNGSFSSSPSSDPNQEKSPPLTGGRGLPVRRAGTLKGSGTKMGTSGVTSGSCPAGNGTGGVRMGISSTDGVTGGVSGRNGLWVPNGCVTLRENNRARDSSHGDQTSNQNRLSTYDNVQLNHQNLQQQQQQQQNHFTITCLNGGHEDKQSVDSATWSTSSCEISLPDNSTSCRSSTTTCPEQDFYGGHYEDLDGPAQDNERPRSGAGGEAEGRTSNREGSGGGAGRSSQGTSSSNDSDGYSVGNGAGGHSALHSLVASLKQEMHKQKAEYEARIKSLEQRNLELETEMVVFHEEMDQERKKYTMAEIKLRNAERAKDDAERRNGMLQKEMEQFFSTFSDLTATGNSTAADPRRPDRNNSIWIQ; this is translated from the exons ATGGGAGGTTCAGTCCCTTCCCGGAGTGCCAGGAAGCTTGTCTGTGTCTATTCCCAAGTAATCAAGCTGTATGAAGCCTCGCAGCGACAACATCCTGcatcaaaatcaaaacaaatttgGATGCCGGACAAACAACGGTTTGTTTTGGGTCACCGAGGAGGAATTCTACAGTCACACAGCCGCGAGTGGATGATACGCACGCATCACACGCAGAGAAACGCAGAGAGGACAGAAG ggggagacagagagcggATGACAGCCAACCATGAGACCTACCTTCTCATGGCCAGCACCCAGAATGATATGGAGGATTGGGTGAAGACAATCCGCAGGGTCATCTGGGCGCCTTTTGGTGGAG GGATCTTCGGCCAGAAGTTGGAGGAAACCGTGCGCTACGAGCGCCGGTTCGGGAGCAAGTTGGCCCCCATGCTGGTGGAACAGTGTGCCGATTTCATCCGGCAGTGGGGCCTCAGGGAGGAGGGGCTGTTCAGGCTGCCCGGACAGGCCAACCTGGTCAAAGAGCTGCAGGATGCTTTTGACTGTGGGGAAAAACCCTCCTTCGATTG TaacacagatgtgcacacagtcGCCTCTCTACTGAAGCTGTATCTCAGAGAGCTGCCAGAGCCGGTGGTGCCCTTCCACAAGTTTGAGGACTTTCTGGCGTGCACCAAGCTCCTCGGCAAAGATGATGAAATG GGTTTGAGGGAGTTGCAACAGCTTGTGAACAATCTACCTCCAGtgaacttcaacctcctcaagtATATCTGCAG ATTTCTCGATGAAGTCCAGTCATATTCAGGAGTGAATAAAATGAGCGTCCAAAACTTGGCCACAGTCTTTGGGCCGAACATCCTGAGGCCGAAGGTTGAGGATCCTGTCGCTATTATGGAAG GCACCGTTCTGGTCCAGCAGCTCATGGCCGTTTTGATCGGCCGCCACGACGTGCTCTTCCCTCCCGACGAGGACGGCCCCGCCGCCCTCGAGCTCGTCAACAACAACATCGAGCTGCGCCGCCGCCaagccaccgccgccgcctccgtcAGCGCCGCGCTGTCTCAGAACGCCGAGAACAACAACGCGCCGGTGGTGAGGCAGTGTGTCTGGGAGGCGCCCGAGTCTCCCTCGCACCGCCAGCCGGTGGACAACGGCGGCTCGCCGCGGCCGGCGAGCCCCCGCAACGGCGTCGCGGGGCTCTTCGACGTGGCCCGCAGTCCACCGCTGACTATTAAAAAGAACCCGGCTTTCAGTAAAGGCAGCGGGATCGTTACCAAcggctccttcagctcctcgcCCTCTTCAGACCCCAATCAAGAGAAGAGCCCGCCTCTGACCGGCGGCAGGGGTTTACCGGTGCGGCGCGCCGGGACGCTCAAGGGCTCTGGCACAAAAATGGGCACCAGCGGCGTGACGAGTGGGAGCTGCCCTGCAGGGAACGGGACCGGAGGCGTGCGCATGGGCATCTCCAGCACCGACGGGGTCACGGGCGGCGTCAGCGGCCGCAATGGTCTCTGGGTGCCAAACGGCTGCGTGACGTTACGCGAGAACAACAGAGCGCGCGACTCCTCCCACGGGGATCAGACGTCCAACCAGAACCGCCTGTCGACGTACGACAACGTCCAGTTAAACCATCaaaacctgcagcagcagcagcagcagcagcagaaccacTTCACCATCACGTGTCTGAACGGCGGCCACGAGGACAAGCAGAGCGTGGACAGCGCCACCtggtccacctcctcctgcgaGATCTCTCTGCCCGACAACTCCACCTCCTGtcgctcctccaccaccacctgccCTGAGCAGGACTTCTACGGAGGCCACTACGAAGACCTGGACGGGCCGGCGCAGGACAACGAGCGCCCCCGGTCCGGCGCAGGCGGGGAGGCGGAGGGCCGGACCAGCAACAGGGAAGGgagtggaggtggagcagggcgcAGCAGCCAGgggaccagcagcagcaacgaTAGTGACGGGTACAGTGTGGGCAATGGAGCCGGTGGTCACAGTGCTCTGCACAGCTTGGTGGCCAGTCTCAAGCAGGAGATGCACAAGCAGAAGGCGGAGTACGAGGCCAGGATAAAGAG CTTGGAGCAGCGTAACCTGGAGCTGGAAACGGAGATGGTGGTCTTCCACGAAGAGATGGACCAGGAGAGGAAGAAGTACACCATGGCGGAGATCAAGCTGCGCAACGCCGAGCGCGCCAAGGACGACGCCGAGCGGCGGAACGGGATGCTGCAGAAGGAGATGGAGCAGTTCTTCTCCACGTTCAGTGACCTCACTGCCACCGGCAACTCAACAGCCGCCGACCCCCGGCGACCGGACCGGAACAACAGCATCTGGATACAGTGA
- the arhgap24 gene encoding rho GTPase-activating protein 24 isoform X6 has translation MTANHETYLLMASTQNDMEDWVKTIRRVIWAPFGGGIFGQKLEETVRYERRFGSKLAPMLVEQCADFIRQWGLREEGLFRLPGQANLVKELQDAFDCGEKPSFDCNTDVHTVASLLKLYLRELPEPVVPFHKFEDFLACTKLLGKDDEMGLRELQQLVNNLPPVNFNLLKYICRFLDEVQSYSGVNKMSVQNLATVFGPNILRPKVEDPVAIMEGTVLVQQLMAVLIGRHDVLFPPDEDGPAALELVNNNIELRRRQATAAASVSAALSQNAENNNAPVVRQCVWEAPESPSHRQPVDNGGSPRPASPRNGVAGLFDVARSPPLTIKKNPAFSKGSGIVTNGSFSSSPSSDPNQEKSPPLTGGRGLPVRRAGTLKGSGTKMGTSGVTSGSCPAGNGTGGVRMGISSTDGVTGGVSGRNGLWVPNGCVTLRENNRARDSSHGDQTSNQNRLSTYDNVQLNHQNLQQQQQQQQNHFTITCLNGGHEDKQSVDSATWSTSSCEISLPDNSTSCRSSTTTCPEQDFYGGHYEDLDGPAQDNERPRSGAGGEAEGRTSNREGSGGGAGRSSQGTSSSNDSDGYSVGNGAGGHSALHSLVASLKQEMHKQKAEYEARIKSLEQRNLELETEMVVFHEEMDQERKKYTMAEIKLRNAERAKDDAERRNGMLQKEMEQFFSTFSDLTATGNSTAADPRRPDRNNSIWIQ, from the exons ATGACAGCCAACCATGAGACCTACCTTCTCATGGCCAGCACCCAGAATGATATGGAGGATTGGGTGAAGACAATCCGCAGGGTCATCTGGGCGCCTTTTGGTGGAG GGATCTTCGGCCAGAAGTTGGAGGAAACCGTGCGCTACGAGCGCCGGTTCGGGAGCAAGTTGGCCCCCATGCTGGTGGAACAGTGTGCCGATTTCATCCGGCAGTGGGGCCTCAGGGAGGAGGGGCTGTTCAGGCTGCCCGGACAGGCCAACCTGGTCAAAGAGCTGCAGGATGCTTTTGACTGTGGGGAAAAACCCTCCTTCGATTG TaacacagatgtgcacacagtcGCCTCTCTACTGAAGCTGTATCTCAGAGAGCTGCCAGAGCCGGTGGTGCCCTTCCACAAGTTTGAGGACTTTCTGGCGTGCACCAAGCTCCTCGGCAAAGATGATGAAATG GGTTTGAGGGAGTTGCAACAGCTTGTGAACAATCTACCTCCAGtgaacttcaacctcctcaagtATATCTGCAG ATTTCTCGATGAAGTCCAGTCATATTCAGGAGTGAATAAAATGAGCGTCCAAAACTTGGCCACAGTCTTTGGGCCGAACATCCTGAGGCCGAAGGTTGAGGATCCTGTCGCTATTATGGAAG GCACCGTTCTGGTCCAGCAGCTCATGGCCGTTTTGATCGGCCGCCACGACGTGCTCTTCCCTCCCGACGAGGACGGCCCCGCCGCCCTCGAGCTCGTCAACAACAACATCGAGCTGCGCCGCCGCCaagccaccgccgccgcctccgtcAGCGCCGCGCTGTCTCAGAACGCCGAGAACAACAACGCGCCGGTGGTGAGGCAGTGTGTCTGGGAGGCGCCCGAGTCTCCCTCGCACCGCCAGCCGGTGGACAACGGCGGCTCGCCGCGGCCGGCGAGCCCCCGCAACGGCGTCGCGGGGCTCTTCGACGTGGCCCGCAGTCCACCGCTGACTATTAAAAAGAACCCGGCTTTCAGTAAAGGCAGCGGGATCGTTACCAAcggctccttcagctcctcgcCCTCTTCAGACCCCAATCAAGAGAAGAGCCCGCCTCTGACCGGCGGCAGGGGTTTACCGGTGCGGCGCGCCGGGACGCTCAAGGGCTCTGGCACAAAAATGGGCACCAGCGGCGTGACGAGTGGGAGCTGCCCTGCAGGGAACGGGACCGGAGGCGTGCGCATGGGCATCTCCAGCACCGACGGGGTCACGGGCGGCGTCAGCGGCCGCAATGGTCTCTGGGTGCCAAACGGCTGCGTGACGTTACGCGAGAACAACAGAGCGCGCGACTCCTCCCACGGGGATCAGACGTCCAACCAGAACCGCCTGTCGACGTACGACAACGTCCAGTTAAACCATCaaaacctgcagcagcagcagcagcagcagcagaaccacTTCACCATCACGTGTCTGAACGGCGGCCACGAGGACAAGCAGAGCGTGGACAGCGCCACCtggtccacctcctcctgcgaGATCTCTCTGCCCGACAACTCCACCTCCTGtcgctcctccaccaccacctgccCTGAGCAGGACTTCTACGGAGGCCACTACGAAGACCTGGACGGGCCGGCGCAGGACAACGAGCGCCCCCGGTCCGGCGCAGGCGGGGAGGCGGAGGGCCGGACCAGCAACAGGGAAGGgagtggaggtggagcagggcgcAGCAGCCAGgggaccagcagcagcaacgaTAGTGACGGGTACAGTGTGGGCAATGGAGCCGGTGGTCACAGTGCTCTGCACAGCTTGGTGGCCAGTCTCAAGCAGGAGATGCACAAGCAGAAGGCGGAGTACGAGGCCAGGATAAAGAG CTTGGAGCAGCGTAACCTGGAGCTGGAAACGGAGATGGTGGTCTTCCACGAAGAGATGGACCAGGAGAGGAAGAAGTACACCATGGCGGAGATCAAGCTGCGCAACGCCGAGCGCGCCAAGGACGACGCCGAGCGGCGGAACGGGATGCTGCAGAAGGAGATGGAGCAGTTCTTCTCCACGTTCAGTGACCTCACTGCCACCGGCAACTCAACAGCCGCCGACCCCCGGCGACCGGACCGGAACAACAGCATCTGGATACAGTGA
- the arhgap24 gene encoding rho GTPase-activating protein 24 isoform X5 translates to MDLNSNPGGDRERMTANHETYLLMASTQNDMEDWVKTIRRVIWAPFGGGIFGQKLEETVRYERRFGSKLAPMLVEQCADFIRQWGLREEGLFRLPGQANLVKELQDAFDCGEKPSFDCNTDVHTVASLLKLYLRELPEPVVPFHKFEDFLACTKLLGKDDEMGLRELQQLVNNLPPVNFNLLKYICRFLDEVQSYSGVNKMSVQNLATVFGPNILRPKVEDPVAIMEGTVLVQQLMAVLIGRHDVLFPPDEDGPAALELVNNNIELRRRQATAAASVSAALSQNAENNNAPVVRQCVWEAPESPSHRQPVDNGGSPRPASPRNGVAGLFDVARSPPLTIKKNPAFSKGSGIVTNGSFSSSPSSDPNQEKSPPLTGGRGLPVRRAGTLKGSGTKMGTSGVTSGSCPAGNGTGGVRMGISSTDGVTGGVSGRNGLWVPNGCVTLRENNRARDSSHGDQTSNQNRLSTYDNVQLNHQNLQQQQQQQQNHFTITCLNGGHEDKQSVDSATWSTSSCEISLPDNSTSCRSSTTTCPEQDFYGGHYEDLDGPAQDNERPRSGAGGEAEGRTSNREGSGGGAGRSSQGTSSSNDSDGYSVGNGAGGHSALHSLVASLKQEMHKQKAEYEARIKSLEQRNLELETEMVVFHEEMDQERKKYTMAEIKLRNAERAKDDAERRNGMLQKEMEQFFSTFSDLTATGNSTAADPRRPDRNNSIWIQ, encoded by the exons ATGGATCTTAACTCCAACCCAG ggggagacagagagcggATGACAGCCAACCATGAGACCTACCTTCTCATGGCCAGCACCCAGAATGATATGGAGGATTGGGTGAAGACAATCCGCAGGGTCATCTGGGCGCCTTTTGGTGGAG GGATCTTCGGCCAGAAGTTGGAGGAAACCGTGCGCTACGAGCGCCGGTTCGGGAGCAAGTTGGCCCCCATGCTGGTGGAACAGTGTGCCGATTTCATCCGGCAGTGGGGCCTCAGGGAGGAGGGGCTGTTCAGGCTGCCCGGACAGGCCAACCTGGTCAAAGAGCTGCAGGATGCTTTTGACTGTGGGGAAAAACCCTCCTTCGATTG TaacacagatgtgcacacagtcGCCTCTCTACTGAAGCTGTATCTCAGAGAGCTGCCAGAGCCGGTGGTGCCCTTCCACAAGTTTGAGGACTTTCTGGCGTGCACCAAGCTCCTCGGCAAAGATGATGAAATG GGTTTGAGGGAGTTGCAACAGCTTGTGAACAATCTACCTCCAGtgaacttcaacctcctcaagtATATCTGCAG ATTTCTCGATGAAGTCCAGTCATATTCAGGAGTGAATAAAATGAGCGTCCAAAACTTGGCCACAGTCTTTGGGCCGAACATCCTGAGGCCGAAGGTTGAGGATCCTGTCGCTATTATGGAAG GCACCGTTCTGGTCCAGCAGCTCATGGCCGTTTTGATCGGCCGCCACGACGTGCTCTTCCCTCCCGACGAGGACGGCCCCGCCGCCCTCGAGCTCGTCAACAACAACATCGAGCTGCGCCGCCGCCaagccaccgccgccgcctccgtcAGCGCCGCGCTGTCTCAGAACGCCGAGAACAACAACGCGCCGGTGGTGAGGCAGTGTGTCTGGGAGGCGCCCGAGTCTCCCTCGCACCGCCAGCCGGTGGACAACGGCGGCTCGCCGCGGCCGGCGAGCCCCCGCAACGGCGTCGCGGGGCTCTTCGACGTGGCCCGCAGTCCACCGCTGACTATTAAAAAGAACCCGGCTTTCAGTAAAGGCAGCGGGATCGTTACCAAcggctccttcagctcctcgcCCTCTTCAGACCCCAATCAAGAGAAGAGCCCGCCTCTGACCGGCGGCAGGGGTTTACCGGTGCGGCGCGCCGGGACGCTCAAGGGCTCTGGCACAAAAATGGGCACCAGCGGCGTGACGAGTGGGAGCTGCCCTGCAGGGAACGGGACCGGAGGCGTGCGCATGGGCATCTCCAGCACCGACGGGGTCACGGGCGGCGTCAGCGGCCGCAATGGTCTCTGGGTGCCAAACGGCTGCGTGACGTTACGCGAGAACAACAGAGCGCGCGACTCCTCCCACGGGGATCAGACGTCCAACCAGAACCGCCTGTCGACGTACGACAACGTCCAGTTAAACCATCaaaacctgcagcagcagcagcagcagcagcagaaccacTTCACCATCACGTGTCTGAACGGCGGCCACGAGGACAAGCAGAGCGTGGACAGCGCCACCtggtccacctcctcctgcgaGATCTCTCTGCCCGACAACTCCACCTCCTGtcgctcctccaccaccacctgccCTGAGCAGGACTTCTACGGAGGCCACTACGAAGACCTGGACGGGCCGGCGCAGGACAACGAGCGCCCCCGGTCCGGCGCAGGCGGGGAGGCGGAGGGCCGGACCAGCAACAGGGAAGGgagtggaggtggagcagggcgcAGCAGCCAGgggaccagcagcagcaacgaTAGTGACGGGTACAGTGTGGGCAATGGAGCCGGTGGTCACAGTGCTCTGCACAGCTTGGTGGCCAGTCTCAAGCAGGAGATGCACAAGCAGAAGGCGGAGTACGAGGCCAGGATAAAGAG CTTGGAGCAGCGTAACCTGGAGCTGGAAACGGAGATGGTGGTCTTCCACGAAGAGATGGACCAGGAGAGGAAGAAGTACACCATGGCGGAGATCAAGCTGCGCAACGCCGAGCGCGCCAAGGACGACGCCGAGCGGCGGAACGGGATGCTGCAGAAGGAGATGGAGCAGTTCTTCTCCACGTTCAGTGACCTCACTGCCACCGGCAACTCAACAGCCGCCGACCCCCGGCGACCGGACCGGAACAACAGCATCTGGATACAGTGA